The Microbacterium limosum sequence CTCGAACTGGCTCTGTTCCGCGAGTACCGCGACGTCGTCTCGCAGTTCCAGTACGTGATCGAGACCGAGCGCAGGTTCTATCTGGCCAACGACGTCAACGTCGTCCGTCGCGACACCGAGCACGACTTCTACTTCGAGATCACGATGTCTGACGTGTGGGTGTGGGACATCTATCGCGCCGACCGATTCGTGAAGGCCGTCC is a genomic window containing:
- a CDS encoding DUF2469 family protein; translation: MDDDVFEDYDRELELALFREYRDVVSQFQYVIETERRFYLANDVNVVRRDTEHDFYFEITMSDVWVWDIYRADRFVKAVRVLTFKDVNVEELSRRDFELPQELSLDGE